A stretch of the Ictidomys tridecemlineatus isolate mIctTri1 chromosome 5, mIctTri1.hap1, whole genome shotgun sequence genome encodes the following:
- the Ppp1r3e gene encoding protein phosphatase 1 regulatory subunit 3E, whose protein sequence is MSGERPPRTDIPRNLSFIAALTERAYYRSQRPSLEEEPEEEPAEGGTRLGARSRAHAPSRGRRARSAPAGGGGARAPRSRSPDTRKRVRFADALGLELAAVRRFRPGELPRVPRHVQIQLQRDALRHFAPCQPRSRSLQPPQEARAALEPASEPGFAARLQAQRICLERAEAGPLGVAGSARVLDLAYEKRVSVRWSADGWRSQREAPAAYAGPAPPPPRADRFAFRLPAPPIGGALLFALRYRVTGREFWDNNGGRDYALRGPEHPGSGGVPEPQGWIHFI, encoded by the exons CCTGAGCTTTATAGCTGCGCTGACCGAGCGCGCCTACTACCGCAGCCAGCGGCCCAGCCTCGAGGAGGAGCCGGAGGAGGAGCCAGCCGAGGGCGGGACGCGTCTGGGGGCCCGATCCCGCGCTCACGCTCCGAGTCGGGGTCGCCGGGCCCGTTCCGCACCCGCCGGAGGCGGCGGGGCCCGGGCACCCCGCAGCCGAAGCCCGGACACCCGCAAGAGAGTGCGTTTCGCTGACgcgctggggctggagctggccGCGGTGCGCCGCTTCCGCCCCGGAGAGCTGCCCCGGGTACCCCGCCACGTGCAGATCCAGCTGCAAAGAGACGCCCTCCGCCACTTCGCGCCTTGTCAGCCGCGCTCCCGAAGCCTCCAG CCCCCACAGGAGGCGCGCGCAGCCCTAGAGCCGGCCAGCGAGCCCGGCTTCGCCGCCCGCTTACAGGCGCAGCGCATCTGCTTGGAACGCGCCGAGGCGGGACCACTGGGCGTGGCTGGGAGCGCGCGCGTGCTGGACCTGGCCTACGAGAAGCGCGTTAGCGTGCGCTGGAGCGCCGACGGCTGGAGAAGCCAGCGCGAAGCGCCCGCCGCCTACGccggcccggccccgccccctccGCGAGCCGATCGTTTCGCCTTCCGTCTTCCAGCGCCGCCCATTGGGGGCGCCCTGCTCTTCGCCCTACGCTACCGTGTGACGGGTCGCGAGTTCTGGGACAACAACGGCGGCCGTGACTATGCTCTGCGTGGGCCCGAGCATCCGGGCAGTGGCGGAGTCCCGGAGCCCCAGGGCTGGATCCACTTTATTTAA